From a region of the Bacteroidales bacterium genome:
- a CDS encoding septum formation initiator family protein, whose product MKVNFKNINWRRIFLNKFFIATIIFAAIILFFDSDNLFRIRKMNKQTKSLKKEIKRLEKEYADDSVFLDKMRKDAEFRERYARETYQMKNENEEVYLIEKQD is encoded by the coding sequence ATGAAAGTTAATTTTAAAAATATCAATTGGCGAAGAATTTTCTTAAATAAATTCTTTATTGCAACAATAATCTTTGCAGCTATTATTCTTTTTTTCGATTCTGATAATCTTTTTAGAATAAGAAAGATGAATAAGCAAACAAAATCTTTGAAAAAAGAAATTAAACGTCTGGAAAAAGAATATGCCGATGATAGTGTTTTTTTAGATAAAATGCGCAAAGATGCCGAGTTTCGTGAACGTTACGCACGTGAAACTTATCAGATGAAAAATGAAAATGAAGAAGTGTATTTGATAGAGAAACAGGATTAA
- a CDS encoding serine hydroxymethyltransferase: MVRDQKVFDIIQKEKERQMHGIELIASENFVSDEVMEAMGSVMTNKYAEGYPGARYYGGCQFVDETEQLAIDRAKELFGAEWANVQPHSGAQANMAVLLTCLEPGDTFMGLDLSHGGHLSHGSPVNSSGILYKPVAYGVDQETGTVNYDTMEEIALKNKPKLIIAGASAYSRDWDYKRMREIADKIGAILMADISHPSGLIARKLLNDPMPYCHIVTTTTHKTLRGPRGGLILIGKDFDNPYGKVTKKGIIRKMSSLLDSAVFPGIQGGPLEHVIASKAVAFNEALSDGYLDYIKQVKKNAKVMSDEFIKKGYNVVSGGTDNHLMLIDLRSKFPEITGKQVENTLVQADITVNKNMVPFDSRTPFTTSGLRVGTPAITTRGLKENQIPVIVDFIDRVISNIEDEKIILEVRDQVNHLMSQFPLFAW, encoded by the coding sequence ATGGTACGTGATCAAAAAGTTTTTGATATCATTCAAAAAGAGAAAGAGAGACAAATGCATGGTATAGAACTTATTGCTTCTGAAAATTTTGTCAGTGACGAGGTAATGGAGGCTATGGGTTCCGTAATGACAAACAAGTACGCGGAAGGTTATCCCGGTGCAAGATATTACGGCGGTTGTCAGTTTGTTGACGAAACCGAACAACTTGCTATTGACAGGGCTAAAGAACTTTTCGGTGCCGAATGGGCAAATGTTCAACCGCACAGCGGAGCACAAGCAAACATGGCCGTTCTTTTAACTTGTCTTGAACCCGGCGATACGTTCATGGGTCTTGATCTTTCTCATGGCGGACATTTATCTCACGGTTCTCCGGTGAACTCTTCAGGAATTCTGTACAAACCTGTTGCTTACGGAGTCGATCAAGAAACTGGAACTGTTAATTATGATACTATGGAAGAAATAGCTTTGAAAAACAAACCGAAGCTCATAATTGCAGGCGCATCCGCCTATTCTCGCGATTGGGATTACAAACGTATGAGAGAAATAGCTGATAAAATTGGTGCTATTTTGATGGCAGATATTTCGCATCCTTCGGGATTGATTGCAAGAAAATTATTGAATGATCCTATGCCTTATTGTCACATTGTTACTACAACAACTCATAAAACATTACGCGGACCACGCGGCGGATTGATTTTAATAGGTAAAGATTTTGATAATCCTTATGGAAAGGTAACAAAAAAAGGAATCATCCGTAAGATGTCTTCATTACTTGATTCTGCTGTATTCCCTGGTATTCAGGGCGGACCGCTCGAACACGTTATTGCTTCGAAAGCTGTTGCTTTCAACGAAGCTTTAAGCGACGGTTATTTGGATTATATAAAACAAGTTAAGAAGAATGCAAAAGTAATGTCAGACGAGTTTATTAAGAAAGGCTATAATGTTGTTTCAGGTGGAACAGATAACCACTTAATGCTTATTGATCTTCGTTCCAAATTCCCTGAAATTACAGGAAAACAAGTAGAAAACACTTTGGTTCAAGCAGATATAACCGTTAATAAAAATATGGTTCCCTTTGATTCCCGTACTCCTTTCACAACTTCTGGATTAAGAGTCGGAACTCCGGCTATTACCACACGCGGACTGAAAGAAAATCAGATTCCTGTTATTGTTGATTTTATAGACAGAGTTATCAGCAATATTGAAGACGAAAAAATTATTTTGGAAGTACGCGATCAAGTTAATCACTTGATGAGTCAATTCCCGCTTTTTGCCTGGTAA